Proteins encoded together in one Juglans regia cultivar Chandler chromosome 9, Walnut 2.0, whole genome shotgun sequence window:
- the LOC109014287 gene encoding lysine-specific demethylase JMJ706-like — protein sequence MVEGRVCLSKEVKNGLELLKHKRLQRMKSETINEIASITNMMTRSGGDSLRASASCGVRLHGSADIVSKRKVDKFDTSDLEWTEKIPECPVYCPTKEDFEDPLVFLQKIAPEASKYGICKIISPLSASVPAGAVLMKEKSGFKFTTRVQPLRLAEWDSDDKVTFFMSGRNYTFRDFEKMANKVFARRYYSAGCLPATYMEKEFWQEIACGKTETVEYACDVDGSAFSSSPSDLLGNSKWNLKKLSRLPKSILRLLDRAIPGVTEPMLYIGMLFSMFAWHVEDHYLYSMNYHHCGAAKTWYGIPGRAALEFEKVVREHVYTHDIVSTGDEDGAFDVLLGKTTLFPPNILLEHGVPVYKAVQKPGEFIITFPRAYHAGFSHGFNCGEAVNFAIGDWFPLGAVASLRYAHLNRVPLLPHEELVCKEAMLLSLSLELEDLDYSAADLVSHRCIKISFVNLMRFQHCARWVLMKSKACNGVSLISHETIVCSICKRDCYVAYINCSCYMHPVCLRHDIASLDFSCGSNHTLFVREDITEMEAAAKKFEQEEGILEEINRQARSGGNLYLHPFSYMCGRAEDGYSPYCEIKLELKPEHCVTTRHQSQEVECLADSQPMWSSGEENMRSEVSEASLSCAASTVSSSVEPLESSVQSNLKGNANLYSGNPNSKKYFEEALRCAHESSLSSHSCDESFGTPSNNLHQSGFKPIVDQDSDDSDSEIFRVKRRTSLKVDKRDVNDALHLKRSDRQGLKRLKKVQPEGRCGQLMPSDCCRTDESHCKFSPTHYKETRDCAWRDGFARGSSIPISIKYKKLANEEATSRQREHQRMDRFQLELGKTLREPPPMEIGPKRLKVRGPSYLGTEQVGVKFRSLE from the exons ATG GTAGAAGGAAGGGTTTGTTTATCTAAAGAGGTTAAAAATGGGTTAGAACTTCTGAAGCATAAAAGGCTTCAGCGAATGAAATCAGAAACCATTAATGAGATAGCAAGTATCACTAACATGATGACCAGGAGTGGAGGAGATTCTTTGAGAGCTTCAGCATCATGTGGCGTGAGGCTTCATGGTAGTGCAGATATCGTTTCAAAGCGCAAGGTTGACAAGTTTGACACAAGTGATCTAGAATGGACCGAGAAAATTCCAGAGTGCCCTGTGTACTGTCCAACTAAGGAGGACTTTGAGGACCCTTTGGTATTTTTGCAGAAGATAGCCCCAGAAGCCTCAAAATATG GAATATGCAAGATTATTTCCCCATTGAGTGCGTCTGTTCCAGCTGGGGCTGTATTGATGAAGGAGAAATCTGGATTCAAGTTCACAACTAGAGTGCAGCCTCTTCGGCTTGCAGAGTGGGACTCTGACGATAAGGTCACCTTTTTCATGAGTGGAAG AAATTATACATTTCGTGATTTCGAGAAAATGGCGAACAAGGTTTTTGCTCGTAGATATTATAGTGCTGGATGTCTTCCTGCTACATACATGGAAAAAGAATTTTGGCAAGAAATTGCTTGTGGAAAAACTGAAACTGTTGAATATGCCTGCGATGTTGATGGTAGTGCCTTTTCATCTTCTCCCAGTGACCTGCTTGGAAATAGCAAATGGAATTTGAAG AAACTTTCACGCTTGCCCAAGTCCATTTTGAGACTTCTGGATAGAGCTATTCCG GGAGTAACTGAACCTATGCTTTACATTGGAATGCTTTTCAGTATGTTTGCTTGGCATGTGGAAGATCATTATTTGTAcag TATGAATTATCATCACTGCGGGGCTGCAAAAACTTGGTATGGCATTCCGGGTCGTGCAGCTCTGGAATTTGAAAAGGTGGTCAGGGAACATGTCTATACTCACGACATTGTATCAACTGGTGACGAAGATGGAGCTTTTGATGTTCTTCTGGgaaaaactactttgtttccaccGAATATTCTTTTGGAACATGGTGTTCCTGTCTACAAGGCCGTGCAAAAGCCTGGGGAGTTCATAATTACCTTCCCAAGAGCATATCATGCTGGCTTTAGTCATG GTTTCAATTGTGGTGAGGCAGTGAACTTTGCAATTGGTGATTGGTTTCCTTTGGGGGCAGTAGCCAGCCTACGCTATGCACATCTTAACAGGGTGCCTCTGCTTCCTCATGAAGAACTTGTGTGTAAAGAGGCAATGCTTCTCTCTCTGAGTCTTGAACTTGAAGATTTGGATTATTCAGCGGCAGACTTGGTCTCACATCGTTGCATTAAGATTTCTTTTGTAAATCTGATGCGATTCCAGCATTGTGCCCGTTGGGTATTAATGAAATCAAAGGCTTGCAATGGCGTTTCTTTAATTTCTCACGAAACTATTGTATGCAGCATATGCAAACGTGACTGTTATGTAGCTTATATCAACTGCAGCTGTTACATGCACCCCGTGTGCCTTCGCCATG ATATTGCGTCTCTTGACTTTTCTTGTGGGAGCAATCATACGCTATTTGTGAGGGAGGATATTACAGAAATGGAAGCTGCAGCCAAGAAGTTTGAGCAGGAAGAGGGAATATTAGAGGAGATTAATCGACAAGCTAGAAGTGGTGGTAACTTGTATTTACACCCCTTTTCGTATATGTGTGGTAGAGCTGAAGATGGATATTCTCCTTATTGTGAGATAAAATTGGAGTTGAAACCTGAACATTGTGTTACAACTCGACATCAGTCACAAGAAGTAGAGTGTCTTGCTGATAGCCAGCCCATGTGGAGTTCTGGTGAAGAGAATATGAGATCCGAAGTGTCTGAAGCTTCCCTTTCTTGTGCTGCATCAACTGTGTCCTCTTCAGTAGAGCCTCTTGAGAGCTCAGTACAAAGCAAT TTAAAGGGGAATGCTAACTTATATTCTGGgaatcctaactccaaaaagtATTTTGAAGAAGCGTTGCGCTGTGCACATGAATCTTCTCTATCCTCCCACTCTTGTGACGAATCCTTCGGTACACCTTCCAACAATCTTCATCAATCAGGATTTAAGCCTATTGTAGATCAAGACAGTGATGATTCTGACTCAGAAATCTTTAGAGTTAAGCGTCGTACTTCACTGAAGGTCGATAAAAGAGATGTGAATGATGCGTTGCATCTAAAGCGTTCTGATCGCCAG GGGCTTAAACGGCTGAAGAAAGTCCAACCTGAAGGGAGATGTGGGCAACTAATGCCGTCTGATTGCTGCAGAACTGATGAATCACATTGTAAATTTTCTCCTACTCATTATAAAGAAACTCGAGATTGTGCTTGGAGGGACGGGTTCGCCAGAGGAAGTAGCATTCCCATTTCCATCAAGTATAAAAAGTTGGCCAATGAGGAAGCAACAAGTAGACAGCGGGAACACCAAAGAATGGATAGGTTCCAGCTTGAGTTGGGAAAGACCTTGAGGGAACCACCCCCTATGGAGATTGGGCCAAAGCGCCTTAAAGTCAGAGGTCCGTCATATTTAGGGACAGAGCAGGTTGGAGTGAAGTTTAGATCACTAGAGTGA